In Brachypodium distachyon strain Bd21 chromosome 2, Brachypodium_distachyon_v3.0, whole genome shotgun sequence, one genomic interval encodes:
- the LOC104582550 gene encoding uncharacterized protein LOC104582550 isoform X1: MRRRLLDIIHRFYLDAISRLPPAEFRRTTGLARGLHVGGHCFGPLHPVHNIVVNSIWYAAAFPVAGSDDEDEANALLSTDGICHRSLDGLVAALRDLCPSISSGDALWRLFSAGADLTAAVALANGVSKSSALRVVASQGHAAFHLAALVARHPDPTAFAHFASSALPSINGQHNIVQLLIMKHVLASRHINYLSKVLVPSSPHEPSVSLLMLSAPVLDCIASQKQQFKGIGKQVVNVVNMALQQYTQRSGEQLKLHSVCGASLLKEEGLENCYHINFLAYHEGSGSAVGATVLFFTEAIILSCDETDIRLCAPVDPVTDIGCCFACESNRKKVVHPFYDEYLGGREFQEDEVDYDNDFPSPLDADYIFFYADRDGGFANYLSRESTGH; this comes from the exons atgaggcggaggctgctggACATCATCCACCGCTTCTACCTCGACGCCATCTCGCGGCTGCCCCCCGCCGAGTTCAGGAGGACCACCGGCCTCGCGCGGGGCCTCCACGTCGGTGGCCACTGCTTCGGTCCACTCCACCCCGTCCACAACATCGTCGTCAACTCCATCTGGTACGCTGCCGCCTTCCCCGTTGCCGGCAGCGACGACGAAGATGAGGCCAACGCACTGCTCAGCACCGACGGTATCTGCCACCGCTCTCTCGACGGGCTCGTGGCCGCCCTCCGCGACCTGTGCCCATCCATCTCCAGCGGTGATGCTCTGTGGCGGCTCTTCTCCGCTGGCGCTGACCTCACCGCTGCCGTCGCACTGGCAAACGGGGTCAGCAAATCAAGCGCCCTGCGTGTCGTCGCGTCTCAGGGCCATGCCGCTTTTCATCTGGCCGCCCTGGTTGCGCGACACCCCGATCCCACAGCCTTTGCTCACTTCGCATCATCAGCGTTACCTTCTATCAATGGGCAACACAACATTGTTCAGCTCTTGATCATGAAACATGTGCTCGCATCTCGGCACATCAACTACCTCTCCAAAGTGCTGGTGCCGTCATCACCACATGAACCTTCTGTGTCGCTTCTCATGCTAAGCGCACCAGTCCTTGACTGCATTGCATCTCAGAAGCAGCAATTTAAGGGCATAGGAAAACAAGTGGTTAATGTTGTCAACATGGCACTGCAACAATACACTCAACGGTCTGGTGAACAGCTGAAGCTTCATTCTGTGTGTGGTGCTAGTCtgctaaaggaggagggacTAGAGAACTGTTACCACATCAATTTCCTGGCGTACCACGAGGGCTCTGGTTCGGCAGTAGGTGCCACTGTGCTCTTCTTCACTGAGGCAATTATTCTTTCTTGTGATGAGACTGATATCCGCCTATGTGCGCCAGTTGATCCGGTCACAGACATTG GCTGCTGCTTTGCTTGCGAGAGCAACAGGAAGAAGGTTGTTCACCCCTTTTATGATGAATACCTTGGTGGCCGTGAATTTCAAGAGGATGAAGTCGACTATGACAATGATTTTCCAAGTCCCTTGGATGCGGACTATATCTTTTTTTATGCTGATAGAGACGGGGGTTTTGCAAATTACTTGTCGAGGGAGAGCACGGGTCATTGA
- the LOC104582550 gene encoding uncharacterized protein LOC104582550 isoform X2, which produces MRRRLLDIIHRFYLDAISRLPPAEFRRTTGLARGLHVGGHCFGPLHPVHNIVVNSIWYAAAFPVAGSDDEDEANALLSTDGICHRSLDGLVAALRDLCPSISSGDALWRLFSAGADLTAAVALANGVSKSSALRVVASQGHAAFHLAALVARHPDPTAFAHFASSALPSINGQHNIVQLLIMKHVLASRHINYLSKVLVPSSPHEPSVSLLMLSAPVLDCIASQKQQFKGIGKQVVNVVNMALQQYTQRSGEQLKLHSVCGASLLKEEGLENCYHINFLAYHEGSGSAVGATVLFFTEAIILSCDETDIRLCAPVDPVTDIGAFAVGTKVDITGPL; this is translated from the exons atgaggcggaggctgctggACATCATCCACCGCTTCTACCTCGACGCCATCTCGCGGCTGCCCCCCGCCGAGTTCAGGAGGACCACCGGCCTCGCGCGGGGCCTCCACGTCGGTGGCCACTGCTTCGGTCCACTCCACCCCGTCCACAACATCGTCGTCAACTCCATCTGGTACGCTGCCGCCTTCCCCGTTGCCGGCAGCGACGACGAAGATGAGGCCAACGCACTGCTCAGCACCGACGGTATCTGCCACCGCTCTCTCGACGGGCTCGTGGCCGCCCTCCGCGACCTGTGCCCATCCATCTCCAGCGGTGATGCTCTGTGGCGGCTCTTCTCCGCTGGCGCTGACCTCACCGCTGCCGTCGCACTGGCAAACGGGGTCAGCAAATCAAGCGCCCTGCGTGTCGTCGCGTCTCAGGGCCATGCCGCTTTTCATCTGGCCGCCCTGGTTGCGCGACACCCCGATCCCACAGCCTTTGCTCACTTCGCATCATCAGCGTTACCTTCTATCAATGGGCAACACAACATTGTTCAGCTCTTGATCATGAAACATGTGCTCGCATCTCGGCACATCAACTACCTCTCCAAAGTGCTGGTGCCGTCATCACCACATGAACCTTCTGTGTCGCTTCTCATGCTAAGCGCACCAGTCCTTGACTGCATTGCATCTCAGAAGCAGCAATTTAAGGGCATAGGAAAACAAGTGGTTAATGTTGTCAACATGGCACTGCAACAATACACTCAACGGTCTGGTGAACAGCTGAAGCTTCATTCTGTGTGTGGTGCTAGTCtgctaaaggaggagggacTAGAGAACTGTTACCACATCAATTTCCTGGCGTACCACGAGGGCTCTGGTTCGGCAGTAGGTGCCACTGTGCTCTTCTTCACTGAGGCAATTATTCTTTCTTGTGATGAGACTGATATCCGCCTATGTGCGCCAGTTGATCCGGTCACAGACATTG GAGCATTTGCTGTTGGTACAAAAGTTGATATTACCGGTCCTCTTTAG
- the LOC100840714 gene encoding uncharacterized protein LOC100840714, with translation MSFVTSVLPPVERDVLSLLAGRRRLSSHDILRLSAMLQPLPLPDALAQQPCSQELSIRIGRIIAERRRCWRIAYQMYIDIADAALHKFARKTGARYRLHTIYGQSIVEAGDCCGMDRYVHINFMAWPKGKQTQSQIPVCFFAEAHNPATRNCSEEDITFCCLLGCAQPSPSHVDNCYACARIKKN, from the exons ATGAGCTTCGTCACCTCGGTGCTGCCACCTGTGGAACGCGATGTGCTCTCGCTGCTTGCTGGCAGGCGTAGGCTCTCTTCGCATGACATCCTGCGCCTCTCCGCCATGCTGCAGCCTCTCCCGCTGCCAGATGCACTGGCACAGCAGCCGTGTTCTCAAGAGCTGAGCATAAGAATCGGCCGAATCATTGccgagaggaggaggtgctggAGGATCGCGTACCAAATGTATATTGACATTGCAGATGCGGCATTGCACAAGTTTGCTCGTAAAACTGGGGCACGATATCGCCTTCATACTATCTATGGCCAAAGCATCGTGGAGGCTGGGGATTGCTGCGGCATGGACCGATATGTTCACATCAATTTCATGGCCTGGCCAAAGGGTAAACAAACCCAAAGCCAGATTCCAGTTTGCTTCTTTGCTGAAGCTCATAATCCAGCAACCAGAAACTGCTCTGAAGAAGACATCACCTTCTGCTGCTTGCTTGGATGCGCACAACCATCACCAAGTCATGttg ATAATTGTTATGCCTGTGCGAGGATCAAGAAAAATTGA
- the LOC100828682 gene encoding magnesium-protoporphyrin IX monomethyl ester [oxidative] cyclase, chloroplastic produces the protein MASAMELSLLNPTVHHHGIAGKAASQLPARRAFSAVRFRVRASAAAPPAAKPGSPKKRGKTEVNESLLTPRFYTTDFDEMEQLFNAEINKQLNQDEFDALLQEFKTDYNQTHFIRNPEFKEAADKMQGPLRQIFVEFLERSCTAEFSGFLLYKELGRRLKKTNPVVAEIFSLMSRDEARHAGFLNKGLSDFNLALDLGFLTKARKYTFFKPKFIFYATYLSEKIGYWRYITIFRHLKANPEYQVYPIFKYFENWCQDENRHGDFFSALLKAQPQFLNDWKAKLWSRFFCLSVYVTMYLNDCQRTAFYEGIGLNTKEFDMHVIIETNRTTARIFPAVPDVENPEFKRKLDRMVDINTKILAIGESTDMPVVKNLKRVPLIAQLVSEIIAAYLMPPIESGSVDFAEFEPKLVY, from the exons ATGGCATCCGCCATGGAGCTCTCCCTCCTCAACCCGACGGTGCACCACCACGGCATCGCGGGGAAGGCGGCCTCCCAGCTCCCCGCGCGCCGGGCCTTCTCCGCCGTCCGCTTCCGCGTGagggcctccgccgccgcgccccctgcAGCCAAGCCCGGGTCGCCCAAGAAGCGGGGCAAGACGGAGGTGAACGAGTCGCTGCTCACCCCGCGGTTCTACACCACGGACTTCGACGAGATGGAGCAGCTCTTCAACGCCGAGATCAACAAGCAGCTCAACCAGGACGAGTTCGACGCGCTGCTGCAGGAGTTCAAGACGGACTACAACCAGACCCACTTCATCCGCAACCCCGAGTTCAAGGAGGCCGCCGACAAGATGCAGGGCCCGCTCCGGCAGATCTTCGTCGAGTTCCTCGAGCGCTCCTGTACCGCCGAGTTCTCCGGCTTCCTCCTCTACAAGGAGCTCGGCCGCAGGCTCAAG AAAACTAACCCCGTGGTGGCCGAGATCTTCTCGCTCATGTCCAGGGACGAGGCCCGGCACGCTGG ATTCTTGAACAAGGGGCTATCCGATTTCAACTTGGCGCTGGACCTCGGGTTCTTGACAAAGGCTAGGAAGTACACCTTCTTCAAGCCCAAGTTCATCTTCTACGCCACCTACCTGTCGGAGAAGATCGGGTACTGGAGGTATATCACCATCTTCAGGCACCTCAAGGCGAACCCGGAGTATCAGGTGTACCCCATCTTCAAGTACTTCGAGAACTGGTGCCAGGACGAGAACCGGCATGGGGATTTCTTCTCCGCGCTGCTTAAGGCGCAGCCACAGTTCCTCAACGACTGGAAGGCCAAGCTCTGGTCACGCTTCTTCTGCCTCTCG GTGTATGTGACCATGTACCTGAATGACTGCCAACGTACTGCATTCTACGAAGGAATTGGTCTGAACACCAAAGAATTTGACATGCATGTCATCATCGAG ACCAACCGGACAACAGCAAGGATCTTCCCTGCTGTCCCCGACGTCGAGAACCCTGAATTCAAGAGGAAGCTAGACAGGATGGTAGATATCAACACGAAGATCCTTGCCATAGGAGAGTCCACCGACATGCCCGTGGTGAAGAACCTGAAGAGGGTTCCTCTTATTGCCCAACTGGTGTCTGAGATCATCGCCGCGTACCTCATGCCCCCGATCGAGTCTGGATCTGTTGATTTTGCTGAATTTGAGCCCAAGCTTGTCTACTGA
- the LOC100836634 gene encoding COP9 signalosome complex subunit 2: MDADMEDYGFEYSDDEPEEQDVDIENQYYNSKGMVETDAEGALAGFDAVVRMEPEKGEWGFKALKQTVKIYYKLGKYKEMMDAYREMLTYIKSAVTRNYSEKCINNIMDFVSGSASQNFSLLQEFYQTTLKALEEAKNERLWFKTNLKLCKIWFDMGEYGRMSKILKELHKSCQKEDGSDDQKKGTQLLEVYAIEIQMYTETKNNKKLKELYQRALSIKSAIPHPRIMGIIRECGGKMHMAERQWADAATDFFEAFKNYDEAGNPRRIQCLKYLVLANMLMESEVNPFDGQEAKPYKNDPEILAMTNLIAAYQKNDIMEFEKILKTNRRTIMDDPFIRNYIEDLLKNIRTQVLLKLIKPYTRIRIPFISQELNFPEKDVEQLLVSLILDNRVQGHIDQVNKLLECGDRSKGMRKYQAIDKWNTQLKSIYQTVSNRVG; the protein is encoded by the exons ATGGACGCGGACATGGAGGACTACGGTTTCGAGTATTCGGACGACGAgccggaggagcaggacgTCGACATCGAGAACCAGTACTACAACTCGAAAG GTATGGTTGAGACAGACGCAGAGGGAGCACTTGCTGGTTTTGATGCTGTAGTCCGTATGGAGCCTGAAAAGGGTGAATG GGGATTCAAGGCTCTCAAACAAACAGTGAAGATTTATTACAAGCTGGGGAAGTACAAAGAAATGATGGATGCCTACAGAGAGATGTTGACATACATAAAATCTGCTGTGACACGTAACTACAGTGAGAAATGTATAAACAACATAATGGATTTTGTTTCTGGATCTGCTAGCCAGaacttttctcttttgcaagAGTTCTACCAGACAACACTTAAAGCTCTTGAAGAGGCAAAAAATGAG AGATTATGGTTTAAGACAAATCTGAAGCTTTGCAAAATTTGGTTTGACATGGGGGAGTATGGTCGAATGAGCAAG ATACTCAAGGAGCTgcataaatcttgtcaaaagGAAGATGGTTCTGACGACCAGAAAAAAGGCACACAACTTCTGGAAGTCTATGCTATTGAGATCCAAATGTATACGGAAAcaaagaacaacaaaaaactGAAG GAATTGTACCAGAGGGCTCTCTCTATCAAATCAGCAATACCTCATCCAAGAATTATGGGTATAATCCGTGAATGTGGTGGGAAGATGCACATGGCAGAGAGGCAGTGGGCAGATGCAGCGACTGATTTCTTTGAAGCATTCAAAAATTATGATGAAGCTGGCAATCCACGGAGAATTCAGTGCCTCAA ATACCTCGTTCTTGCCAATATGTTGATGGAATCTGAAGTGAATCCCTTTGATGGACAAGAAGCCAAGCC GTACAAAAATGACCCTGAAATCCTTGCAATGACAAACTTGATTGCAGCATACCAGAAGAATGACATCATGGAATTTGAAAAGATCCTAAAG ACCAATAGAAGAACAATAATGGATGATCCTTTTATCCGTAATTACATTGAGGACTTATTGAAGAACATCAGAACTCAAGTTCTGCTCAAGCTTATTAAGCCATATACAAGAATAAGGATTCCATTCATTTCACAG GAACTAAATTTCCCAGAAAAGGATGTGGAGCAGCTCTTGGTGTCATTAATTCTGGACAACCGTGTCCAGGGTCACATCGATCAGGTGAACAAGCTGCTTGAATGTGGTGACAG GTCAAAGGGGATGCGGAAATATCAAGCTATTGACAAGTGGAATACTCAGCTCAAGTCCATCTACCAAACGGTGTCCAACAGAGTTGGGTGA
- the LOC100839997 gene encoding calmodulin-3 — translation MADQLTDDQIAEFKEAFSLFDKDGDGCITTKELGTVMRSLGQNPTEAELQDMINEVDADGNGTIDFPEFLNLMARKMKDTDSEEELKEAFRVFDKDQNGFISAAELRHVMTNLGEKLTDEEVDEMVREADVDGDGQINYDEFVKVMMAK, via the exons ATGGCGGACCAGCTCACCGACGACCAGATCGCCGAGTTCAAGGAGGCCTTCAGCCTCTTCGACAAGGATGGGGACG GTTGCATTACTACTAAGGAGTTGGGGACTGTTATGCGATCACTGGGGCAGAATCCGACTGAGGCAGAGCTACAAGACATGATCAATGAGGTAGATGCAGACGGCAATGGAACAATTGATTTTCCTGAATTCCTCAACCTGATGGCCCGCAAGATGAAAGACactgattccgaggaagagcTCAAGGAGGCATTCCGTGTGTTTGACAAGGATCAAAATGGTTTCATCTCTGCTGCTGAACTACGTCATGTCATGACCAACCTGGGTGAGAAGTTGACTGATGAGGAGGTTGACGAGATGGTCCGTGAGGCTGATGTTGATGGTGATGGCCAGATCAACTATGATGAATTTGTTAAAGTCATGATGGCCAAGTAA
- the LOC100838170 gene encoding probable peptide/nitrate transporter At3g43790 isoform X2 — protein sequence MTGAGEAPLLRLRKVYHERCPGCRQERKVQTDGRIPYTDFLFIWIACLCAALPIQSLFPYLYFMIRDLNVAKEEQDIGFYAGFVGATYFLGRTISAVPWGMFADKYGRKPCIVISILAVIVFNTLFGLSTSYWMAIVTRGLLGLLCGILGPIKAYASEVCRREHQALGISLVTSSRAIALVVGPAIGGFLAQPAKKYPNLFSEESIFGRFPYFLPCFVISVLAAGACVACIWLPETLHMHHDDEVEAIDALEEQVVAPNLQDAKANQFGSGRMSSTKRLLKNWQLMSAITLYCVFSLHDTAYLEIFSLWAVSSRKYRGLSLTSQDVGTVLAISGFGVLVYQLVIYPFLAKYAGLIKPFRFAAVLSVLLLTTYPFMANLYGLELKILINIASLLKNMFAATITIACNILQNTAVTQEQRGVANGISVTLMSIFKAVAPAAAGILFSWAQKHITGMFLPGDQILFLMLNMVSVIGLALSFKPFFSMPSAMR from the exons ATGACCGGAGCCGGCGAGGCGCCATTGCTCCGCCTCCGGAAGGTGTACCATGAGCGCTGCCCCGGGTGCAGGCAGGAGAGGAAGGTGCAGACGGACGGCAGGATACCCTACACGGACTTCCTCTTCATTTGGATCGCGTGCTTGTGTGCCG CCCTACCAATCCAGTCACTGTTCCCTTATCTATACTTCATG ATCAGGGACTTGAATGTCGCGAAGGAAGAGCAAGACATTGGGTTCTATGCTGGTTTTGTAG GGGCAACTTATTTCCTTGGGAGAACCATCAGTGCTGTGCCATGGGGCATGTTTGCTGACAAATATGGGAGGAAGCCCTGCATTGTGATCAGTATCCTTGCAGT GATTGTGTTTAACACACTCTTCGGCCTCAGCACGAGTTACTGGATGGCAATTGTAACTAGGGGGCTACTTGGGTTACTCTGTGGTATACTAGGACCAATCAAG GCCTACGCATCAGAAGTCTGCCGGAGAGAGCATCAAGCTCTAGGAATTTCCCTT GTTACATCTTCACGAGCAATAGCTCTTGTTGTTGGACCAGCCATTGGAGGATTTCTTGCACAG CCTGCAAAGAAGTACCCGAATCTTTTCTCCGAGGAGTCTATATTTGGGAG GTTTCCATACTTCCTCCCTTGCTTCGTCATATCCGTTCTAGCAGCAGGAGCATGTGTTGCCTGCATTTGGCTTCCG GAAACTCTGCACATGCACCATGATGACGAAGTAGAAGCTATTGACGCACTGGAGGAGCAAGTTGTTGCTCCGAACTTACAAGATGCGAAAGCTAATCAGTTTGGATCAGGAAGAATGTCATCTACTAAGAGACTGCTAAAGAACTGGCAGTTGATGTCAGCTATAACGCTGTACTGTGTCTTCTCACTCCATGATACAGCTTACCTTGAG ATATTTTCACTCTGGGCTGTGAGCAGCAGAAAATACAGGGGACTGAGTCTTACATCCCAGGATGTTGGCACTGTGCTAGCTATCTCGG GTTTTGGTGTTTTGGTGTATCAACTTGTAATTTATCCGTTCCTTGCCAAGTATGCTGGATTAATCAAGCCATTCCGTTTTGCAGCG GTGTTATCTGTACTTCTCCTGACAACATATCCATTCATGGCCAACCTATATGGCCTGGAGCTCAAAATACTCATCAACATAGCTTCTCTTCTGAAGAATATGTTTGCG GCTACGATTACAATTGCATGCAACATTCTGCAGAACACTGCGGTG ACACAAGAACAAAGAGGTGTAGCAAATGGCATCTCTGTGACTCTTATGTCAATCTTTAAAGCCGtagctccagcagcagcaggaatTCT GTTTTCGTGGGCTCAGAAGCACATAACTGGGATGTTCTTACCAG GTGACCAGATCTTGTTCCTGATGCTGAACATGGTGTCGGTTATTGGGCTTGCACTGTCGTTCAAGCCATTTTTCTCTATGCCGAGTGCGATGCGATGA
- the LOC100838170 gene encoding probable peptide/nitrate transporter At3g43790 isoform X1: protein MAAGERNGAAAPLLAAASWGRKKLCKEGCPGCRLDEVNKANTGIPYLNFFYVWVVCLCAALPIQSLFPYLYFMIRDLNVAKEEQDIGFYAGFVGATYFLGRTISAVPWGMFADKYGRKPCIVISILAVIVFNTLFGLSTSYWMAIVTRGLLGLLCGILGPIKAYASEVCRREHQALGISLVTSSRAIALVVGPAIGGFLAQPAKKYPNLFSEESIFGRFPYFLPCFVISVLAAGACVACIWLPETLHMHHDDEVEAIDALEEQVVAPNLQDAKANQFGSGRMSSTKRLLKNWQLMSAITLYCVFSLHDTAYLEIFSLWAVSSRKYRGLSLTSQDVGTVLAISGFGVLVYQLVIYPFLAKYAGLIKPFRFAAVLSVLLLTTYPFMANLYGLELKILINIASLLKNMFAATITIACNILQNTAVTQEQRGVANGISVTLMSIFKAVAPAAAGILFSWAQKHITGMFLPGDQILFLMLNMVSVIGLALSFKPFFSMPSAMR, encoded by the exons atggccgccggcgagaggaacggtgcggcggcgccattgctggcggcggcgagttgggggaggaagaagctgtgCAAGGAAGGGTGCCCCGGGTGCAGGCTGGACGAGGTCAACAAGGCCAACACCGGCATCCCCTACCTCAACTTCTTCTACGTCTGGGTCGTCTGCCTCTGCGCCG CCCTACCAATCCAGTCACTGTTCCCTTATCTATACTTCATG ATCAGGGACTTGAATGTCGCGAAGGAAGAGCAAGACATTGGGTTCTATGCTGGTTTTGTAG GGGCAACTTATTTCCTTGGGAGAACCATCAGTGCTGTGCCATGGGGCATGTTTGCTGACAAATATGGGAGGAAGCCCTGCATTGTGATCAGTATCCTTGCAGT GATTGTGTTTAACACACTCTTCGGCCTCAGCACGAGTTACTGGATGGCAATTGTAACTAGGGGGCTACTTGGGTTACTCTGTGGTATACTAGGACCAATCAAG GCCTACGCATCAGAAGTCTGCCGGAGAGAGCATCAAGCTCTAGGAATTTCCCTT GTTACATCTTCACGAGCAATAGCTCTTGTTGTTGGACCAGCCATTGGAGGATTTCTTGCACAG CCTGCAAAGAAGTACCCGAATCTTTTCTCCGAGGAGTCTATATTTGGGAG GTTTCCATACTTCCTCCCTTGCTTCGTCATATCCGTTCTAGCAGCAGGAGCATGTGTTGCCTGCATTTGGCTTCCG GAAACTCTGCACATGCACCATGATGACGAAGTAGAAGCTATTGACGCACTGGAGGAGCAAGTTGTTGCTCCGAACTTACAAGATGCGAAAGCTAATCAGTTTGGATCAGGAAGAATGTCATCTACTAAGAGACTGCTAAAGAACTGGCAGTTGATGTCAGCTATAACGCTGTACTGTGTCTTCTCACTCCATGATACAGCTTACCTTGAG ATATTTTCACTCTGGGCTGTGAGCAGCAGAAAATACAGGGGACTGAGTCTTACATCCCAGGATGTTGGCACTGTGCTAGCTATCTCGG GTTTTGGTGTTTTGGTGTATCAACTTGTAATTTATCCGTTCCTTGCCAAGTATGCTGGATTAATCAAGCCATTCCGTTTTGCAGCG GTGTTATCTGTACTTCTCCTGACAACATATCCATTCATGGCCAACCTATATGGCCTGGAGCTCAAAATACTCATCAACATAGCTTCTCTTCTGAAGAATATGTTTGCG GCTACGATTACAATTGCATGCAACATTCTGCAGAACACTGCGGTG ACACAAGAACAAAGAGGTGTAGCAAATGGCATCTCTGTGACTCTTATGTCAATCTTTAAAGCCGtagctccagcagcagcaggaatTCT GTTTTCGTGGGCTCAGAAGCACATAACTGGGATGTTCTTACCAG GTGACCAGATCTTGTTCCTGATGCTGAACATGGTGTCGGTTATTGGGCTTGCACTGTCGTTCAAGCCATTTTTCTCTATGCCGAGTGCGATGCGATGA